In Primulina huaijiensis isolate GDHJ02 chromosome 4, ASM1229523v2, whole genome shotgun sequence, a genomic segment contains:
- the LOC140974839 gene encoding inorganic pyrophosphatase 2-like, which produces MCIKSYVFTYRKGKSFLCQTMAGILVVFDFDKTIIETDSDNWVVDELGATDLFDQLLPTMPWNSLMDWMMIELNARGKTIEDIKQVLRTVSIHPRIVPAIKTAHALGMCDLRIVSDANNFFIETILDHLGIKDCFSEINTNPSHRDNEGRLRISPYVDFKSSLHGCNNPCPPNMCKGMIIETIKCSVAKEGKKRMIYLGDGIGDFCPSLKLEEGDFMMPRKNFPAWDLIRENQGRVKAEIHEWVDGGELESILLKLIEKITIQESSVQSLMVGSKFGSIPMAAHESSPHVLRV; this is translated from the exons ATGTGTATCAAATCCTATGTATTTACATATAGAAAAGGAAAATCTTTTCTCTGTCAAACGATGGCCGGAATCTTGGTGGTTTTCGACTTCGACAAGACGATCATCGAGACGGACAGCGATAATTGGGTGGTGGACGAACTTGGCGCCACCGATTTGTTCGATCAGCTTCTGCCCACCATGCCTTGGAATTCACTCATG GATTGGATGATGATAGAGCTTAACGCACGAGGAAAAACCATTGAAGACATCAAACAAGTGCTGAGGACGGTTTCAATACATCCTAGGATAGTCCCTGCAATCAAAACTGCTCATGCTTTGGGTAT GTGTGATCTGAGGATAGTGAGTGATGCGAACAACTTCTTCATCGAGACGATTCTTGATCACCTCGGAATAAAGGATTGCTTCTCTGAGATCAACACGAACCCGAGCCACCGGGACAATGAAGGGAGGTTGAGGATTTCTCCGTACGTTGATTTCAAGTCGTCTCTCCATGGTTGCAATAATCCTTGCCCTCCAAACATGTGcaag GGTATGATTATCGAAACGATCAAATGCTCTGTAGCCAAAGAAGGGAAGAAAAGGATGATATATCTTGGTGACGGGATCGGCGATTTCTGCCCGAGTTTGAAGCTGGAGGAAGGGGACTTTATGATGCCAAGAAAGAATTTCCCGGCGTGGGATTTGATACGCGAAAATCAGGGACGCGTCAAAGCAGAAATCCATGAATGGGTGGATGGAGGAGAGCTAGAAAGTATTCTACTAAAACTTATAGAAAAAATCACGATTCAAGAAAGCTCGGTTCAATCTTTGATGGTGGGCAGTAAGTTCGGCAGCATTCCAATGGCAGCACATGAGAGCAGCCCACACGTTCTTCGAGTATAA